Proteins encoded within one genomic window of Halorussus salilacus:
- the glpA gene encoding anaerobic glycerol-3-phosphate dehydrogenase subunit GlpA — translation MTDTEVLVVGGGSTGCGVARDLAMRGVDVTLVEKGNLTHGTTGRMHGLLHSGGRYAVSDRASAEECIEENRVLRDIASHCVEMTGGQFVQLAGDPDEYFERKLAGCRDCGIPAEVLTAEEAREEEPYLTKDVERAIRVPDGAVDPFRLCVANAADAERHGARIETHTEVVDVLVDGEARRASPSTSERPPRGDVFGVEVRHESGPGKREHAAPGERERITAEYVVNAAGAWAGQLGAMAGVDVDVRPSKGAMVVMNCRQVDTVINRCRPKGDADIVVPHETTAILGTTDVEVEDPEEYPEEHWEVDLMIDELAELVPILREARTVRSFWGVRPLYEPPERGTTDPTDITRDYFLLDHEERDGLSGFASIVGGKFTTYRLMAEEIADHVCGELGVSARCRTADEPLPGSEDPGVLDDHMDRFGLRSPIARRSAQRLGSRADEVLRTDDPNPVLCDCEAVTRAEVRDAIAQSGTDLNAVRIRTRASMGNCQGGFCAHRLAAELHPEYGDEQADAALDELIDERWKGERHALWGEQLSQAMLNYALQATTMNRDRDTRDGARIDFAAFDSGTRTPPEREESRGD, via the coding sequence ATGACCGACACCGAGGTCCTCGTGGTCGGCGGGGGGTCGACCGGATGCGGGGTCGCCCGCGACCTCGCGATGCGCGGGGTCGACGTGACCCTCGTCGAGAAGGGCAACCTCACCCACGGAACGACCGGCCGGATGCACGGCCTGCTCCACAGCGGCGGCCGCTACGCCGTCTCCGACCGGGCGAGCGCGGAGGAGTGCATCGAGGAGAACCGCGTCCTCCGGGACATCGCCTCCCACTGCGTCGAGATGACCGGCGGCCAGTTCGTCCAGTTGGCGGGCGACCCCGACGAGTACTTCGAGCGGAAGCTCGCGGGGTGTCGCGACTGCGGCATCCCCGCCGAGGTCCTCACGGCCGAGGAGGCCCGCGAGGAAGAACCCTACCTCACGAAGGACGTGGAGCGCGCGATTCGGGTGCCCGACGGCGCGGTCGACCCCTTCCGGCTCTGCGTGGCGAACGCCGCCGACGCCGAGCGCCACGGCGCGCGAATCGAGACCCACACCGAGGTCGTGGACGTGCTCGTCGACGGCGAGGCGCGTCGCGCCTCGCCGTCGACGAGCGAGCGACCCCCGCGGGGGGACGTGTTCGGCGTGGAGGTCCGCCACGAGTCCGGGCCCGGCAAGCGCGAGCACGCCGCGCCGGGCGAGCGAGAGCGCATCACGGCCGAGTACGTCGTCAACGCCGCGGGCGCGTGGGCCGGGCAGTTGGGCGCGATGGCGGGCGTCGACGTGGACGTTCGGCCCTCGAAGGGGGCGATGGTGGTGATGAACTGTCGGCAGGTCGACACCGTGATAAACCGCTGTCGGCCCAAGGGCGACGCCGACATCGTGGTGCCCCACGAGACGACCGCGATTCTGGGCACGACCGACGTGGAGGTCGAGGACCCCGAGGAGTACCCCGAGGAGCACTGGGAAGTGGACCTGATGATAGACGAACTCGCCGAGTTGGTTCCCATCCTCCGGGAGGCCCGGACGGTCCGGTCGTTCTGGGGCGTGCGACCGCTCTACGAGCCCCCCGAACGGGGGACTACGGACCCCACCGACATCACCCGCGACTACTTCCTGCTCGACCACGAAGAGCGCGACGGCCTCTCGGGGTTCGCGTCCATCGTCGGCGGGAAGTTCACCACCTACCGACTGATGGCCGAGGAGATAGCCGACCACGTCTGCGGGGAACTGGGGGTCTCCGCGCGGTGTCGAACGGCCGACGAACCCCTCCCCGGGAGCGAGGACCCCGGGGTGCTGGACGACCACATGGACCGGTTCGGCCTGCGCTCGCCGATTGCCCGACGGAGCGCCCAGCGACTCGGGAGCCGGGCCGACGAGGTCCTCCGGACCGACGACCCCAACCCCGTCCTCTGCGACTGCGAGGCGGTCACCCGCGCGGAGGTCCGGGACGCCATCGCCCAGTCGGGAACCGACCTCAACGCGGTTCGCATCCGGACCCGGGCCTCGATGGGCAACTGTCAGGGCGGGTTCTGCGCTCACCGCCTCGCCGCCGAACTCCACCCCGAGTACGGCGACGAGCAGGCCGACGCCGCGCTCGACGAACTCATAGACGAGCGCTGGAAGGGCGAGCGCCACGCCCTCTGGGGCGAACAGCTCTCGCAGGCGATGCTCAACTACGCGCTTCAGGCGACCACGATGAACCGCGACCGCGACACCCGAGACGGTGCGCGAATCGACTTCGCGGCGTTCGACTCGGGGACCCGAACGCCCCCCGAACGGGAGGAGAGCCGTGGCGATTGA
- the glpB gene encoding glycerol-3-phosphate dehydrogenase subunit GlpB yields MAIEDDVLVIGGGLAGMTAALAAAREGAGVRVVSHKESTLRSASGLVDVLGYPPERAPGSASGDADPGASVRGEDENADPAARSRRERAADGPLVDPFEAIPDLPESHPYRRVGVEGVRDALDLFDDAVGDRYRGGHTDRNALVPTHGGRIKPTARYPASAAAGLASDDRPALLVGFETVTDFDAPLAAAHLESAGVPFAARGVTVRFPGGFRADARLTRFADALDSNERVEIGGSGGSYTESLPAREALAEVVKDRLRGEQRVGFPALLGQHDAAGVRESLEAELGAAVFEVPMGPPSLPGLRLEGALVSACRDAGVRFSTGNPVVGYETATGPGGDGEIAAVRVDRNGASVPFHAESFVLATGGLVGKGIDSDREGVKEPIFDCHVSHPSDRYDWFEDETFGDHPFARFGVETDDDLRPLDSRGALEFPNLRACGAVLGGYDFAAEKSGAGVSLATGRAAGLAAAREGLEA; encoded by the coding sequence GTGGCGATTGAGGACGACGTTCTCGTAATCGGGGGCGGCCTCGCCGGGATGACCGCCGCGCTCGCGGCCGCCCGCGAGGGCGCGGGCGTCCGCGTCGTCTCCCACAAGGAGTCGACCCTGCGCTCGGCGAGCGGATTGGTCGACGTGCTGGGATATCCGCCGGAACGCGCGCCGGGGTCGGCGTCCGGGGACGCCGACCCCGGCGCGAGCGTGCGGGGAGAGGACGAGAACGCCGACCCCGCCGCGCGCTCGCGCCGCGAGCGCGCGGCCGACGGCCCCCTCGTCGACCCCTTCGAGGCCATCCCCGACCTCCCCGAATCGCATCCCTACCGGAGGGTCGGCGTCGAGGGCGTCCGTGACGCCCTCGACCTGTTCGACGACGCGGTCGGCGACCGGTACCGCGGGGGACACACCGACCGGAACGCGCTGGTCCCGACCCACGGCGGGCGCATCAAGCCCACCGCGCGCTACCCCGCGAGCGCCGCGGCCGGACTCGCGAGCGACGACCGGCCCGCGCTCCTCGTGGGCTTCGAGACCGTGACCGACTTCGACGCGCCGCTCGCGGCCGCTCACCTCGAATCGGCGGGCGTCCCGTTCGCGGCGCGAGGAGTCACCGTCCGGTTCCCCGGCGGCTTCCGGGCCGACGCCCGACTCACCCGGTTCGCCGACGCGCTCGACTCGAACGAGCGCGTCGAGATCGGCGGCTCCGGGGGGAGCTACACCGAGTCGCTCCCGGCGCGCGAGGCGCTCGCCGAAGTCGTGAAGGACCGCCTCCGGGGCGAGCAGCGAGTCGGCTTCCCCGCCCTGCTCGGCCAGCACGACGCCGCGGGGGTGCGCGAATCCCTCGAAGCCGAACTCGGTGCGGCGGTCTTCGAGGTGCCGATGGGTCCCCCGAGCCTGCCGGGGCTGCGCCTCGAAGGCGCGCTCGTCTCGGCCTGCCGGGACGCTGGCGTTCGGTTCTCGACCGGCAACCCCGTGGTGGGCTACGAGACGGCGACCGGCCCCGGCGGGGACGGCGAAATCGCCGCGGTCCGGGTCGACCGAAACGGCGCGAGCGTCCCCTTCCACGCCGAGTCGTTCGTGCTCGCGACCGGCGGACTCGTGGGGAAGGGCATCGATTCGGACCGCGAGGGGGTCAAGGAACCGATCTTCGACTGCCACGTCTCGCATCCGAGCGACCGGTACGACTGGTTCGAAGACGAGACCTTCGGCGACCACCCGTTCGCCCGGTTCGGGGTCGAGACCGACGACGACTTGCGGCCGCTCGACTCGCGGGGAGCGCTGGAGTTCCCGAACCTCCGGGCCTGCGGGGCGGTGCTGGGCGGCTACGACTTCGCCGCGGAGAAGTCGGGCGCTGGCGTCTCGCTCGCCACCGGGCGGGCGGCCGGACTCGCGGCGGCGCGGGAGGGACTCGAAGCATGA
- a CDS encoding anaerobic glycerol-3-phosphate dehydrogenase subunit C, with amino-acid sequence MSDARNPDDTDDTDDVRQEATVDDEAFEPVAVFGESEEMDLRPGSDDCYKCSTCDTACPVAEVDDEFPGPKFQGPEQWRLKRKGDHDIDESVMSCSNCMRCDDACPSDVPLSQMHNTARGEYVKNGMSRLSREYVRNRMLANYRTLARLGSTVPRLTNFLMGNSVVQTLNEKLLGITSEREFPEFAEETFREWWESRGGANVESDDKRVAYFHGCYANYNTPAVGKAAVRVFESFGYEVLVPPQRCSGTPMFANGMLDDAERAAEVNVEELAAAIEDGADIIASCTSCSMSLRQEYPELFDFEGTASVAARTYEAVEYLRLFEDLDGALEDSEIEGQEFAYHAPCHARNQGIAGQAVELLDRLDGASAEDVGPSCSGISGTYGWKQEKYDTSMAIGAEMFEHMEDADAETGLTECPTCAMQMEHGTGYEVRHPLEVLEAALVE; translated from the coding sequence ATGAGCGATGCACGAAATCCGGACGACACCGACGACACCGACGACGTGCGACAGGAAGCGACAGTGGACGACGAGGCGTTCGAGCCCGTGGCGGTGTTCGGCGAGAGCGAGGAGATGGACCTCCGGCCGGGCAGCGACGACTGCTACAAGTGTTCGACCTGCGACACCGCCTGCCCGGTCGCCGAGGTGGACGACGAGTTCCCGGGACCGAAGTTCCAGGGGCCCGAGCAGTGGCGGCTCAAGCGCAAGGGCGACCACGATATCGACGAGTCGGTGATGTCCTGCTCGAACTGCATGCGGTGTGACGACGCCTGCCCCTCGGACGTTCCGCTGAGCCAGATGCACAACACCGCCCGCGGCGAGTACGTCAAGAACGGAATGAGCAGGCTCTCCCGGGAGTACGTCCGGAACCGGATGCTGGCGAACTACCGGACGCTCGCCCGACTGGGGAGCACGGTCCCGCGACTGACAAACTTCCTCATGGGCAACTCGGTGGTCCAGACGCTCAACGAGAAACTGCTGGGAATCACCAGCGAGCGCGAGTTCCCCGAGTTCGCCGAGGAGACGTTCCGGGAGTGGTGGGAATCGAGAGGCGGAGCAAATGTCGAGAGCGACGACAAGCGCGTGGCGTACTTCCACGGCTGTTACGCCAACTACAACACGCCCGCGGTCGGCAAGGCGGCGGTCCGGGTGTTCGAGTCGTTCGGCTACGAGGTGCTGGTCCCGCCCCAGCGGTGTTCGGGCACGCCGATGTTCGCCAACGGGATGTTAGACGACGCCGAGCGCGCCGCCGAAGTCAACGTCGAAGAACTCGCGGCCGCAATCGAGGACGGCGCGGATATCATCGCCTCCTGTACCTCCTGTTCGATGTCGCTCCGACAGGAGTACCCCGAACTGTTCGACTTCGAGGGGACCGCGTCGGTCGCGGCCCGGACCTACGAGGCGGTCGAGTACCTCCGGCTGTTCGAGGACCTCGACGGAGCGCTCGAAGATAGCGAAATCGAGGGACAGGAATTCGCCTACCACGCGCCCTGTCACGCCCGGAATCAGGGCATTGCGGGGCAGGCGGTCGAACTCCTCGACCGACTCGACGGCGCGAGCGCCGAGGACGTGGGACCCTCGTGCTCGGGCATCTCGGGCACCTACGGCTGGAAGCAAGAGAAGTACGACACCTCGATGGCCATCGGCGCGGAGATGTTCGAGCACATGGAAGACGCCGACGCCGAGACCGGCCTTACGGAGTGTCCGACCTGCGCGATGCAGATGGAACACGGCACCGGCTACGAGGTCCGCCACCCGCTGGAGGTGCTGGAAGCGGCGCTGGTCGAGTGA
- a CDS encoding DUF368 domain-containing protein, protein MGRWLSVYLKGVCMGAADAVPGVSGGTIALITGIYERLVGAIASFDPQLLADLPRAYDPDARARALGTLREMDVGFLVVLGAGVMTAIVGVTGVVSALEASNPAVLFAFFFGLIAASAVVLWSEVGLDTREERAAAVAGFAVAFALSGEAAGAAISHAPPVLFVAGAIAICAMILPGISGSLLLVLFGQYVFMSNTLHAFIDGAIGAVRGGSLDALVGPGVSVVSFVAGAAVGILSFARVVKWALATHRQVTLTFLVALMVGALRLPVERVVGAGGAWSPERAAAVLVAGLVGAFAVLLVDYYTDDLEYVEDGRGDPAPTPGQD, encoded by the coding sequence ATGGGACGTTGGCTCTCGGTCTACCTCAAGGGCGTCTGCATGGGTGCCGCCGACGCCGTCCCCGGCGTCTCGGGCGGCACCATCGCGCTGATAACCGGCATCTACGAGCGACTCGTCGGCGCTATCGCGTCGTTCGACCCGCAACTACTCGCCGACCTCCCGCGGGCGTACGACCCCGACGCGCGCGCTCGGGCGCTCGGGACGCTCCGGGAGATGGACGTCGGATTCTTGGTGGTGCTGGGCGCGGGCGTCATGACCGCCATCGTGGGCGTGACGGGGGTCGTCTCCGCGCTCGAAGCGTCGAACCCCGCGGTCCTGTTCGCGTTCTTCTTCGGTCTCATCGCGGCGTCGGCGGTCGTCCTCTGGAGCGAGGTGGGTCTGGACACCCGCGAGGAGCGCGCGGCGGCGGTCGCGGGATTCGCCGTCGCGTTCGCGCTCTCGGGCGAGGCGGCGGGGGCCGCCATCTCCCACGCACCGCCGGTCCTCTTCGTCGCGGGGGCGATAGCCATCTGCGCGATGATCCTGCCCGGGATATCGGGGTCGCTCCTGCTCGTCCTGTTCGGCCAGTACGTGTTCATGTCCAACACCCTCCACGCGTTCATCGACGGGGCGATAGGCGCGGTCCGGGGCGGTTCCCTCGACGCGCTGGTCGGCCCCGGCGTCTCGGTGGTCTCGTTCGTCGCGGGCGCGGCGGTCGGCATCCTCTCGTTCGCCCGCGTGGTGAAGTGGGCACTCGCGACCCACCGGCAGGTGACCCTGACCTTCCTCGTCGCGCTGATGGTCGGGGCGCTCAGGCTGCCGGTCGAGCGCGTGGTCGGCGCGGGCGGGGCGTGGTCACCCGAGCGCGCGGCCGCGGTGCTGGTCGCCGGACTCGTCGGGGCGTTCGCGGTCCTGCTCGTCGACTACTACACCGACGACCTGGAGTACGTCGAGGACGGGCGCGGCGACCCGGCTCCGACTCCGGGACAGGACTAG
- a CDS encoding oligosaccharyl transferase, archaeosortase A system-associated: MSQQTEQVEDSTESVESILDAFEDWYHVPVLVAAFAFMLWVRLQSYGDFLRNGEVFLDGNDPWYHLRQVTYTVDNWPSTMPYDPWTYFPYGTSVGQYGTLYDQLMATAALVVGLGDPSQQTIAMTVMVTPAVVGALVAVPTYLIGKRLGGRPGGLFGVVVLALLPGTFLRRSTVGFADHHVAEVLFQVIAVFAMMVAVTVAEREKPVYELLVDRDLAALRVPLAYSALAGFATALYVWTWPPGVLIVGIFGVFFALKLSADYVRGVSPDHLAFVGATSMAVAGLLMLVPLGTFEFSPTKFSPLQPLLAFGVAGGTAFMAWLAREWDARDLDSRLYPGAIAGVVVAIVGLVAVALPDLFRLVRNNVIRVVGFGTNAQTRTIGEAQPFLSRAEPQWGISPLDVVFQEYGLMLFTAVVAAVWMVVRTYRTNDHRAEYFLVLVWSAFIFAAAFTQVRFNYYLVVPVAVLNAYLFGRTLAAVNLTDREAFTDIEGYQVLTVVFILLLVLPVLVFPATIGTTGNPVIDRTQTAMSVGASAGPGAVTNWGGTLDWMANETPAEGTFGGADNEMEHYGTFDQQDSDFDYPDGAYGVMSWWDYGHWITTQGERIPHANPFQEGAPTAAEYLLAPSEPDADAVLDDLSEDDEEIRYVMADWQMAEPSSKFSAPTVFNDDVESTDFSTQVYAGLTDQQSQPQMLLNMKDQRYYRSQVARLYLYHGSAVEPSPIVVDYDRVPGLNSDAAVGEPTGPNSSVVQRFDSMEEAREYVEEDGSAQVGGIGPFPSERVPALEHYRLVKQSESSGTQSREYAQTLQREMQLLQEAGVNPNALFKTNPSWVKTFERVPGATVEGSGPTNETVTAEVEMAPTGANSTFTYTQQAETNENGEFTMTLPYSTTGYDEWGTDEGYTNTSVRATGPYEFNTPLSESGNESYTFHNASADVTEGQVIGEDDSNVSVDLTEETWEPPTNENGNETEGNETAPPGNETKTETGNESTSQNETTDDGNQSSLASPAGSQSALGDAVPEREGVAPASAGLVGASLGAFALAGRN, from the coding sequence ATGAGCCAGCAGACTGAGCAGGTCGAAGACTCGACGGAATCCGTCGAGTCGATCCTCGACGCCTTCGAGGACTGGTATCACGTACCCGTGCTCGTCGCGGCGTTCGCGTTCATGCTCTGGGTGCGTCTCCAGTCATACGGTGACTTCCTCCGAAACGGCGAGGTCTTCCTCGACGGAAACGACCCGTGGTATCACCTCCGACAGGTCACGTACACGGTCGACAACTGGCCGAGTACCATGCCCTACGACCCGTGGACCTACTTCCCGTACGGCACCAGCGTCGGCCAGTACGGGACGCTGTACGACCAACTCATGGCGACGGCCGCGCTCGTGGTCGGTCTGGGCGACCCCTCCCAGCAGACCATCGCGATGACCGTCATGGTCACTCCCGCGGTGGTCGGCGCGCTCGTGGCGGTTCCGACCTATCTCATCGGCAAGCGCCTCGGCGGCCGCCCCGGCGGACTGTTCGGCGTCGTCGTCCTCGCGCTGCTCCCGGGAACCTTCCTCCGGCGGAGTACGGTCGGGTTCGCCGACCACCACGTCGCCGAGGTCCTCTTCCAGGTGATCGCGGTGTTCGCGATGATGGTCGCGGTGACGGTCGCCGAGCGCGAGAAGCCCGTCTACGAGCTCCTCGTCGACCGCGACCTCGCCGCCCTCCGGGTTCCGCTCGCTTACAGCGCCCTCGCCGGGTTCGCGACGGCGCTCTACGTCTGGACGTGGCCGCCGGGCGTGCTGATAGTCGGCATCTTCGGCGTGTTCTTCGCGCTCAAGCTGTCGGCCGACTACGTCCGCGGTGTCAGTCCCGACCACCTCGCGTTCGTCGGCGCGACCAGCATGGCGGTCGCGGGACTGCTCATGCTCGTCCCGCTGGGGACGTTCGAGTTCAGCCCGACGAAGTTCTCTCCCCTCCAGCCCCTGCTCGCGTTCGGGGTCGCCGGAGGCACCGCGTTCATGGCGTGGCTCGCCCGCGAGTGGGACGCCCGCGACCTCGATTCGAGGCTCTATCCGGGAGCCATCGCGGGTGTCGTCGTCGCTATCGTGGGACTCGTCGCGGTCGCGCTCCCCGACCTGTTCCGCCTCGTCCGGAACAACGTCATCCGTGTCGTCGGGTTCGGCACCAACGCCCAGACCCGGACCATCGGCGAGGCCCAGCCGTTCCTCTCTCGGGCCGAACCGCAGTGGGGAATCTCCCCGCTAGACGTCGTCTTTCAGGAGTACGGCCTGATGCTGTTCACGGCCGTCGTGGCCGCGGTCTGGATGGTCGTTCGGACCTACCGGACGAACGACCACCGCGCGGAGTACTTCCTCGTGCTCGTGTGGTCGGCGTTCATCTTCGCGGCGGCGTTCACGCAGGTGCGGTTCAACTACTACCTCGTGGTGCCGGTCGCGGTGCTGAACGCGTACCTGTTCGGTCGCACCCTCGCGGCCGTGAACCTCACCGACCGCGAGGCGTTCACCGACATCGAGGGGTATCAGGTGCTGACGGTGGTGTTCATCCTCCTGCTCGTGTTACCGGTGCTGGTCTTCCCGGCCACCATCGGGACCACGGGCAACCCGGTCATCGACAGGACCCAGACCGCGATGTCGGTGGGTGCGAGCGCTGGTCCCGGCGCGGTGACTAACTGGGGCGGAACGCTCGACTGGATGGCGAACGAGACGCCCGCCGAGGGGACCTTCGGCGGTGCCGACAACGAGATGGAACACTACGGCACGTTCGACCAACAGGACAGCGACTTCGACTATCCCGACGGCGCGTACGGCGTGATGTCGTGGTGGGACTACGGCCACTGGATCACGACTCAGGGCGAGCGCATCCCGCACGCCAACCCGTTCCAGGAGGGTGCGCCGACCGCCGCCGAGTACCTGCTCGCGCCGAGCGAGCCGGACGCCGACGCCGTCCTCGATGACCTCAGCGAGGACGACGAGGAGATTCGGTACGTGATGGCCGACTGGCAGATGGCCGAACCGAGTTCGAAGTTCAGCGCGCCCACGGTCTTCAACGACGATGTCGAGTCGACCGACTTCTCCACGCAGGTCTACGCCGGACTGACCGACCAGCAGTCCCAGCCCCAGATGCTGCTCAACATGAAAGACCAGCGCTACTACCGGAGTCAGGTGGCGCGGCTCTACCTCTACCACGGAAGCGCGGTCGAGCCGAGTCCGATAGTGGTCGATTACGACCGCGTCCCGGGTCTCAACTCCGATGCGGCGGTCGGCGAGCCGACCGGGCCGAACAGCAGTGTCGTCCAGCGGTTCGACTCGATGGAGGAGGCCCGCGAGTACGTCGAGGAGGACGGCTCCGCGCAGGTCGGCGGCATCGGACCGTTCCCGAGCGAGCGCGTCCCCGCGCTCGAACACTACCGGCTGGTCAAGCAGAGCGAGTCCTCGGGCACCCAGTCCCGGGAGTACGCCCAGACGCTCCAGCGCGAGATGCAACTGCTCCAGGAGGCTGGCGTGAACCCCAACGCGCTGTTCAAGACCAACCCCTCGTGGGTCAAGACGTTCGAGCGCGTCCCCGGCGCGACGGTCGAGGGCAGCGGCCCGACGAACGAGACCGTCACCGCCGAGGTCGAGATGGCGCCCACGGGAGCCAACTCCACGTTCACCTACACCCAGCAGGCCGAGACGAACGAGAACGGCGAGTTCACCATGACCCTGCCGTACTCTACGACCGGCTACGACGAGTGGGGCACCGACGAGGGCTACACCAACACCAGCGTGCGCGCGACCGGCCCGTACGAGTTCAACACGCCGCTCAGCGAGTCGGGCAACGAGAGCTACACCTTCCACAACGCCAGCGCCGACGTGACCGAGGGACAGGTCATCGGCGAGGACGACAGCAACGTCTCGGTCGACCTCACCGAGGAGACCTGGGAGCCGCCGACCAACGAGAACGGTAACGAGACCGAGGGCAACGAGACGGCTCCGCCCGGTAACGAGACGAAGACCGAGACCGGAAACGAATCGACCAGCCAGAACGAGACGACCGACGACGGAAACCAGTCGTCGCTCGCCTCGCCCGCCGGTTCGCAGTCGGCGCTCGGGGACGCGGTCCCCGAGCGCGAGGGCGTGGCACCCGCGAGCGCCGGACTCGTCGGCGCGTCTCTCGGCGCGTTCGCGCTCGCTGGCCGGAACTGA
- a CDS encoding oligosaccharide flippase family protein gives MKVGAEISKRFVTNVLGTLAGFLGTVFFTRQLGFDGIGTYAIFFSLQMVAANVFSFGLYPVVVKRVSEGGKEARHFTSGAIILFAGVAVVAVLSAAFRAQINGLVGVEAALLVPLAVLTWGLFRLSGSFLEGKERVALVGAIENGRYALIVPIQAALVVADFGVPGLIWGLIAGQFLTFLVSYVGFARVVPARPSMELFRSFVDYSKYAYVQSVSGQLFKQADYILLGQFVGPGPTGVYKNVFTITEASMLFSSALAQVAFPRFSALDAAGDDEEVGRLLSAMFTYAGVFAIPIVGGGAVVGNALLLTIYANSAGTIALPLVGVVGLANALIPVLAVANLVNGYREGLEKFFLGTGRPRLYAASGVVLIVTYGLSALPLTVAFGAWGVAWATVLAFGASVASMLAFLDEPVPRSAVVDVARQVASMAVMTAVVWLLEVQLGGAAGAVRIAVLLGVGAATYFAVLLALSERIRIDVLAVLRDLRREMLP, from the coding sequence ATGAAGGTCGGCGCGGAGATATCGAAGCGGTTCGTCACGAACGTCCTCGGGACGCTGGCGGGATTCCTCGGCACCGTCTTCTTCACCCGCCAGCTCGGGTTCGACGGCATCGGGACCTACGCCATCTTCTTCAGCCTCCAGATGGTCGCGGCCAACGTCTTCAGCTTCGGCCTCTACCCCGTGGTCGTCAAGCGCGTCAGCGAGGGCGGTAAGGAGGCGCGCCACTTCACCAGCGGCGCGATAATCCTGTTCGCGGGGGTCGCGGTCGTCGCCGTCCTCTCGGCGGCGTTCCGAGCGCAGATAAACGGCCTCGTCGGGGTCGAGGCCGCGTTGCTCGTCCCGCTCGCCGTGCTGACGTGGGGGCTGTTCCGGCTCTCGGGCTCGTTCCTCGAAGGCAAAGAACGGGTCGCGCTCGTCGGCGCGATAGAGAACGGCCGGTACGCGCTCATCGTCCCGATTCAGGCCGCGCTGGTGGTCGCCGACTTCGGCGTGCCGGGGCTCATCTGGGGGCTCATCGCGGGCCAGTTCCTCACATTCCTCGTCTCGTACGTCGGGTTCGCGCGGGTCGTCCCCGCTCGGCCGTCGATGGAGCTGTTCCGGTCGTTCGTCGACTACTCGAAGTACGCCTACGTCCAGAGCGTCTCGGGCCAACTGTTCAAGCAGGCCGACTACATCCTGCTCGGCCAGTTCGTCGGCCCGGGACCGACCGGCGTCTACAAGAACGTGTTCACCATCACCGAGGCGTCGATGCTGTTCTCCTCGGCGCTCGCGCAGGTCGCGTTCCCGCGGTTCTCCGCGCTCGACGCCGCGGGCGACGACGAGGAGGTCGGCAGGCTGCTGTCGGCGATGTTCACCTACGCGGGAGTGTTCGCCATCCCCATCGTCGGCGGCGGCGCGGTCGTCGGCAACGCGCTCTTGCTGACCATCTACGCCAACAGCGCCGGGACGATAGCGCTCCCGCTGGTGGGCGTCGTCGGCCTCGCGAACGCGCTCATCCCCGTCCTCGCGGTGGCGAATCTGGTGAACGGCTACCGCGAGGGGCTGGAGAAGTTCTTCCTCGGGACCGGCCGACCCCGCCTCTACGCCGCCAGCGGCGTCGTCCTCATCGTCACGTACGGCCTCTCTGCGCTCCCGCTCACGGTGGCGTTCGGCGCGTGGGGCGTGGCGTGGGCGACCGTGCTGGCGTTCGGCGCGAGCGTCGCCAGCATGCTCGCTTTCCTCGACGAACCGGTTCCCCGGTCGGCGGTGGTCGACGTTGCGCGACAGGTCGCCTCGATGGCGGTCATGACGGCCGTGGTCTGGCTCCTCGAAGTCCAGTTGGGCGGCGCAGCGGGTGCGGTCCGAATCGCGGTCCTGCTCGGGGTCGGCGCGGCGACGTACTTCGCGGTCCTGCTGGCCCTGAGCGAGCGCATCCGCATCGACGTTCTCGCGGTCCTCCGGGACCTCCGCAGGGAGATGCTCCCCTGA